From a region of the Salmo trutta chromosome 10, fSalTru1.1, whole genome shotgun sequence genome:
- the LOC115201766 gene encoding BTB/POZ domain-containing protein 3-like has product MVDAKGRNMKCLTFLLMLPESVKSKSPSSKSSKKAVNSGSAAGGSTGSRLPPVCYEIITLKNKKKKKMADIFSSTKKQGEGSSTNTVQEYQQQNLNNNNTVQNCNWQGLYSTIRERNSVMFNNELMADVHFVVGQTGGTQRLPGHRYVLAVGSSVFHAMFYGELAENKDEIRIPDMEPAAFLAMLKYIYCDEIDLSADTVLATLYTAKKYIVPHLVRACVNFLETSLSAKNACVLLSQSCLFEEPKLTQRCWEVIDAQAELALRSEGFTDIDSQTLESILQRETLNAKEEVVFEAALSWAEAECQRQDLTTSIDNKRKVLGKAVFLIRIPTMTLDDFANGAAQSGVLTLNETNDIFLWYTAAKKPDLQFASQPRKGLSPQQCHRFQSCAYRSNQWRYRGRCDSIQFTVDKRIFIAGFGLYGSSCGSAEYSAKIELKRQGLLLGQNLSKYFSDGSSNTFPVWFEYPVQIEPDMFYTASVVLDGSELSYFGQEGMTEVQCGKVTFQFQCSSDSTNGTGVQGGQIPELIFYT; this is encoded by the exons ATGGTGGATGCTAAGGGCCGGAACATGAAATGTCTGACCTTCCTCTTGATGCTCCCAGAGTCCGTCAAGAGCAAGTCACCGAGCTCTAAGAGCTCCAAAAAGGCAGTAAACAGCGGCAGCGCTGCCGGGGGCAGTACCGGGTCCAGGCTGCCTCCGGTGTGTTACGAGATCATTACTCTGAagaacaagaagaaaaagaagatgGCAGATATTTTCTCTAGCACTAAGAAGCAGGGTGAAGGGTCGTCCACCAACACAGTGCAGGAGTACCAACAACAGAACCTGAATAACAACAATACCGTTCAGAACTGTAACTGGCAGGGGCTGTACTCTACTATACGAGAGAG AAACTCTGTGATGTTCAACAATGAGTTGATGGCCGACGTTCACTTCGTAgtgggacagacaggagggactCAGCGACTTCCAGGACACAGG tATGTTCTCGCTGTTGGCAGTTCGGTGTTCCATGCCATGTTTTATGGAGAGCTTGCGGAAAACAAGGATGAAATCCGGATTCCGGACATGGAGCCTGCAGCATTCCTGGCAATGTTGAA GTACATCTACTGTGATGAGATAGACCTGAGTGCTGACACAGTGCTGGCTACGCTGTACACGGCTAAAAAGTACATTGTGCCCCACCTGGTCAGAGCCTGCGTTAACTTTCTGGAGACTAGCCTTTCAGCCAAGAACGCCTGCGTCCTGCTGTCACAGAGCTGTTTGTTTGAGGAGCCCAAGTTGACGCAGCGTTGCTGGGAG GTGATTGATGCCCAGGCAGAGCTGGCCCTGCGGTCGGAGGGTTTCACTGACATCGACTCCCAGACACTAGAGAGTATCCTCCAGAGAGAGACCCTCAACGCCAAGGAGGAGGTGGTGTTCGAGGCAGCTCTGAGCTGGGCCGAGGCAGAGTGTCAGAGACAGGACCTCACCACCTCCATAGACAACAAACGCAAG GTGCTGGGCAAGGCCGTATTCCTCATCCGCATCCCTACCATGACATTGGACGACTTTGCCAATGGTGCCGCTCAATCAGGCGTCCTGACCCTGAACGAAACCAACGACATCTTTCTGTGGTACACCGCTGCCAAGAAACCGGACCTCCAGTTCGCCAGCCAACCACGGAAGGGCCTGTCTCCTCAGCAATGCCACCGTTTCCAGTCCTGTGCCTACCGGAGCAACCAGTGGCGCTACCGGGGACGCTGTGACAGCATTCAGTTCACCGTGGACAAACGCATCTTCATCGCCGGGTTCGGCCTCTACGGCTCCAGCTGCGGATCGGCGGAGTACTCGGCTAAGATTGAGCTCAAACGCCAGGGCCTTCTCCTAGGACAGAACCTGAGTAAATACTTCTCTGACGGTTCTAGCAACACGTTCCCTGTGTGGTTTGAGTACCCCGTGCAGATAGAACCGGATATGTTCTACACGGCCAGCGTGGTGCTGGATGGGAGCGAGTTGAGTTACTTTGGACAGGAAGGCATGACGGAGGTGCAGTGTGGGAAGGTGACGTTTCAGTTCCAGTGTTCGTCAGACAGTACCAATGGAACCGGAGTCCAAGGGGGACAGATACCTGAACTCATCTTCTACACATAA